The Streptomyces spororaveus genome includes a region encoding these proteins:
- the atpA gene encoding F0F1 ATP synthase subunit alpha: protein MAELTIRPEEIRDALENFVQSYQPDAASREEVGTVSVAGDGIAKVEGLPSAMANELLKFEDGTLGLALNLEEREIGAVVLGEFSGIEEGQPVQRTGEVLSVGVGEGYLGRVVDPLGNPIDGLGEIATEGRRALELQAPGVMVRKSVHEPMQTGYKAIDAMVPVGRGQRQLIIGDRQTGKTALAVDTIINQRDNWRSGDVNKQVRCIYVAIGQKGSTIASVRGALEDAGALEYTTIVAAPASDPAGFKYLAPYTGSAIGQHWMYAGKHVLIIFDDLSKQADAYRAVSLLLRRPPGREAYPGDVFYLHSRLLERCAKLSDDMGAGSMTGLPIVETKANDVSAFIPTNVISITDGQCFLESDLFNAGQRPALNVGISVSRVGGSAQHKAMKQVSGRLRLDLAQYRELEAFAAFGSDLDAASKASLERGKRLVELLKQGQYQPMPVEEQVVSVWAGTTGKMDDVPVNDIRRFESELLEHLRRERKDLLTSIADGGKMSDDTLSSIADAIAGFKRQFETSDGKLLGEDAPAVNVSK, encoded by the coding sequence ATGGCGGAGCTCACGATCCGGCCGGAGGAGATCCGGGACGCACTGGAGAACTTTGTCCAGTCGTACCAGCCGGACGCGGCCTCGCGCGAGGAGGTCGGAACGGTCAGCGTTGCCGGCGACGGCATCGCGAAGGTGGAGGGTCTGCCCTCCGCCATGGCGAACGAGCTGCTGAAGTTCGAGGACGGCACCCTCGGTCTCGCCCTCAACCTCGAGGAGCGCGAGATCGGTGCGGTCGTCCTCGGCGAGTTCAGCGGTATCGAGGAGGGCCAGCCGGTGCAGCGCACCGGTGAGGTGCTCTCGGTCGGCGTCGGCGAGGGCTACCTCGGCCGCGTCGTCGACCCGCTCGGCAACCCGATCGACGGTCTCGGCGAGATCGCGACCGAAGGCCGTCGCGCCCTGGAGCTGCAGGCTCCGGGCGTCATGGTCCGTAAGTCGGTCCACGAGCCGATGCAGACCGGCTACAAGGCCATCGACGCCATGGTGCCCGTCGGCCGCGGCCAGCGTCAGCTGATCATCGGCGACCGTCAGACGGGTAAGACCGCTCTGGCCGTCGACACGATCATCAACCAGCGCGACAACTGGCGCTCGGGCGACGTGAACAAGCAGGTTCGCTGCATCTACGTCGCCATCGGCCAGAAGGGCTCGACCATCGCGTCCGTTCGCGGCGCCCTGGAAGACGCCGGTGCGCTCGAGTACACGACGATCGTCGCCGCCCCGGCGTCCGACCCGGCCGGCTTCAAGTACCTGGCGCCGTACACCGGTTCCGCCATCGGCCAGCACTGGATGTACGCCGGCAAGCACGTCCTGATCATCTTCGACGACCTGTCGAAGCAGGCCGACGCCTACCGCGCCGTGTCGCTGCTGCTGCGCCGCCCGCCGGGCCGTGAGGCCTACCCGGGTGACGTCTTCTACCTGCACTCCCGTCTGCTGGAGCGCTGCGCGAAGCTGTCCGACGACATGGGCGCCGGTTCGATGACCGGTCTGCCGATCGTCGAGACCAAGGCGAACGACGTGTCGGCGTTCATCCCGACCAACGTCATCTCCATCACCGACGGCCAGTGCTTCCTTGAGTCCGACCTGTTCAACGCGGGCCAGCGCCCGGCGCTGAACGTCGGTATCTCGGTCTCCCGCGTCGGTGGCTCCGCCCAGCACAAGGCCATGAAGCAGGTTTCCGGCCGTCTGCGCCTGGACCTGGCCCAGTACCGCGAGCTGGAGGCGTTCGCCGCCTTCGGTTCCGACCTGGACGCCGCGTCGAAGGCCTCGCTGGAGCGCGGCAAGCGTCTGGTCGAGCTGCTGAAGCAGGGCCAGTACCAGCCGATGCCCGTCGAGGAGCAGGTCGTCTCCGTCTGGGCCGGTACCACCGGCAAGATGGACGACGTCCCGGTGAACGACATCCGTCGCTTCGAGTCGGAGCTGCTGGAGCACCTGCGCCGCGAGCGCAAGGACCTCCTGACCTCCATCGCGGACGGCGGCAAGATGTCGGACGACACCCTGTCCTCCATCGCGGACGCCATCGCCGGCTTCAAGCGCCAGTTCGAGACCTCGGACGGCAAGCTCCTGGGCGAGGACGCACCGGCCGTCAACGTCTCCAAGTGA
- a CDS encoding MraY family glycosyltransferase, which yields MREYLLTLCVTVAVTYLLTGPVRKFAIAAGAMPEIRARDVHREPTPRLGGIAMFGGLCAGLLVADHLRNLNGVFELSNEPRALLSGAALIWLVGVLDDKFELDALIKLGAQMISAGVMVMQGLTILWIPVPGIGTVPLTQWQGNLLTVALVVITINAVNFVDGLDGLAAGMVCIAAAAIFLYAYRIWFGYGIESAAPATLFAAILMGMCLGFLPHNMHPARIFMGDSGSMLIGLVLAASAISLTGQVDPDALALFAGGERNATHAMLPAYIPLILPLTVIAIPMADLVLAIVRRTWKGQSPFAADRGHLHHRLLELGHSHSRAVMIMYFWSGLIAFGTVAYSVHSATMWIVMAIAALSAVGLILLLLPRFTPRAPRWAEGLVPPRYRHAARAAEAAAEAAAQDASGAEPQPARPIAAGVSGVNGATAVGPRSRFPERRKAESTH from the coding sequence GTGCGTGAATATCTGCTGACGCTTTGCGTCACGGTCGCGGTGACCTACCTGCTGACCGGGCCCGTGCGGAAGTTCGCGATCGCGGCCGGGGCCATGCCGGAGATCCGCGCCCGCGACGTGCACCGCGAGCCCACACCGCGACTGGGCGGCATCGCCATGTTCGGCGGACTGTGTGCGGGACTGCTGGTCGCCGACCACCTGCGCAACCTCAACGGCGTCTTCGAGCTGTCGAACGAGCCACGCGCACTGCTCTCCGGTGCGGCCCTGATCTGGCTGGTCGGGGTCCTGGACGACAAGTTCGAGCTCGACGCCCTGATCAAGCTCGGCGCGCAGATGATCTCCGCCGGTGTGATGGTCATGCAGGGTCTGACGATCCTGTGGATCCCCGTGCCGGGCATCGGTACGGTCCCGCTCACCCAGTGGCAGGGCAACCTGCTCACGGTGGCGCTCGTCGTGATCACCATCAACGCGGTGAACTTCGTGGACGGCCTGGACGGCCTCGCCGCCGGCATGGTCTGCATCGCCGCCGCCGCGATCTTCCTCTACGCGTACCGGATCTGGTTCGGCTACGGCATCGAGTCGGCCGCGCCCGCGACCCTCTTCGCCGCGATCCTGATGGGCATGTGCCTGGGCTTCCTGCCGCACAACATGCACCCCGCCCGCATCTTCATGGGCGACTCCGGCTCGATGCTCATCGGCCTGGTGCTCGCCGCCTCGGCCATCTCCCTGACCGGGCAGGTCGACCCGGACGCGCTGGCCCTGTTCGCGGGCGGTGAGCGCAACGCGACGCACGCGATGCTCCCGGCCTACATTCCGCTGATCCTTCCGCTGACGGTCATCGCGATCCCGATGGCGGACCTGGTCCTGGCCATCGTCCGGCGTACCTGGAAGGGCCAGTCGCCCTTCGCCGCCGACCGCGGGCACCTCCACCACCGACTGCTGGAACTCGGCCATTCGCACAGCCGCGCGGTCATGATCATGTACTTCTGGTCGGGGCTGATCGCCTTCGGCACGGTGGCCTACTCGGTGCATTCCGCCACGATGTGGATCGTGATGGCGATCGCCGCACTGAGTGCGGTCGGCCTGATCCTGCTGCTCCTGCCGCGCTTCACGCCGCGCGCCCCGCGCTGGGCGGAGGGTCTGGTTCCGCCGCGTTACCGCCATGCCGCACGCGCGGCCGAAGCCGCCGCGGAGGCGGCGGCCCAGGATGCCTCGGGCGCGGAGCCGCAGCCCGCCAGGCCGATCGCCGCTGGCGTCTCCGGCGTCAACGGAGCGACCGCCGTGGGCCCCCGTTCGCGCTTTCCCGAGCGGCGTAAGGCTGAATCCACCCACTGA
- the glyA gene encoding serine hydroxymethyltransferase, with product MSVITQPTDLLRMQDPQMADVLAGERQRQADTLQMSAAENFTSTAVLAALGSALANKYAEGYPGARHHGGCEYADLAERTAMERATALFGAEHANVQPHSGSSAVLAAYAALLRPGDTVLAMGLPYGGHLTHGSPANLSGRWFDFVGYGVDTGTGLIDYRQVQRLAHAHRPQAIVCGSISYPRHPEYSAFREIADEVGAYLIVDAAHPIGLVAGGAAPSPVPYADVVCATTHKVLRGPRGGMLLCGAELAERIDRAVFPFTQGGAQMHTIAAKAVAFGEAARPAFGTYAHRVVANARALAGALQEHGFTLTTGGTDTHLITADPAPLGVDGPTARGRLAAAGIVLDTCALPYGDQRGIRLGTAAVTTQGMGEEEMVRIAALFAAAVGGDGVKTRTEVGELTTGFPPYGE from the coding sequence ATGAGCGTCATCACCCAGCCCACGGACCTGCTGCGCATGCAGGACCCGCAGATGGCCGACGTACTGGCCGGGGAGCGGCAGCGGCAGGCGGACACGCTGCAGATGAGCGCCGCGGAGAACTTCACCTCGACCGCCGTCCTCGCCGCGCTCGGCTCCGCGCTCGCCAACAAGTACGCCGAGGGGTACCCCGGCGCCCGGCACCACGGCGGCTGCGAGTACGCCGATCTGGCCGAGCGGACCGCCATGGAGCGGGCCACGGCGCTCTTCGGGGCCGAGCACGCCAATGTGCAGCCGCACTCCGGCTCCTCCGCCGTCCTGGCCGCGTACGCCGCACTGCTGCGCCCCGGGGACACCGTGCTGGCCATGGGGCTCCCGTACGGCGGGCACCTCACCCACGGGTCGCCCGCGAACCTCTCCGGGCGGTGGTTCGACTTCGTCGGGTACGGCGTCGACACCGGGACGGGCCTCATCGACTACCGCCAGGTGCAGCGCCTGGCGCACGCGCACCGGCCCCAGGCGATCGTGTGCGGCTCCATCTCCTACCCGCGCCACCCCGAGTACTCGGCCTTCCGGGAGATCGCCGACGAGGTCGGGGCCTACCTCATCGTGGACGCCGCCCATCCGATCGGCCTGGTGGCCGGCGGGGCCGCGCCCAGCCCCGTCCCGTACGCCGACGTCGTCTGCGCCACCACGCACAAGGTGCTGCGCGGGCCGCGCGGCGGCATGCTGCTGTGCGGCGCCGAGCTCGCGGAGCGCATCGACCGGGCGGTGTTCCCCTTCACGCAGGGCGGAGCGCAGATGCACACCATCGCCGCCAAGGCCGTGGCCTTCGGCGAGGCGGCCCGGCCGGCCTTCGGTACGTACGCGCACCGGGTCGTCGCCAATGCCCGGGCGCTGGCGGGCGCGCTCCAGGAGCACGGGTTCACCCTCACCACCGGCGGCACCGACACCCATCTGATCACCGCCGATCCGGCGCCGCTCGGTGTGGACGGGCCGACCGCCCGCGGCCGGCTGGCCGCCGCCGGGATCGTGCTGGACACCTGCGCCCTCCCGTACGGGGACCAGCGCGGCATCCGGCTGGGAACGGCCGCCGTGACCACCCAGGGGATGGGGGAGGAGGAGATGGTCCGGATCGCGGCGCTGTTCGCCGCGGCGGTCGGCGGGGATGGCGTGAAAACACGTACGGAGGTCGGCGAGCTGACGACGGGATTTCCCCCTTACGGGGAGTAA
- a CDS encoding F0F1 ATP synthase subunit delta: protein MNGASREALASARERLDALTDNTSVDAAKLAGELAAVTALLDREVSLRRVITDPAQSGEAKAELAGRLLGGQVGGETLDLVSGMVRSRWSQSRDLVDALEELAATADLTAAQQGGALDDVEDEIFRFGRIVSSNTGLRSALTDRAASASAKSELLRSLLGGKANAVTERLVIRLVTQPRGRSLEAGLESLSTLAAERRNRMVATVTSAVPLSDVQRSRLGAVLAKLYGRQMHLNLDVDPEVLGGISVRVGDEVIDGTIADRLAEASRRMAG from the coding sequence ATGAACGGAGCGAGCCGCGAGGCGCTGGCCTCCGCGCGTGAGCGTCTCGACGCGCTGACGGACAACACGTCCGTCGACGCGGCGAAGCTCGCCGGTGAGCTGGCTGCCGTCACCGCGCTGCTCGACCGTGAGGTCTCGCTGCGTCGGGTCATCACGGACCCGGCGCAGTCCGGCGAGGCCAAGGCCGAGCTGGCCGGTCGGCTGCTCGGCGGCCAGGTCGGCGGGGAAACCCTCGACCTGGTGTCCGGCATGGTCCGGTCGCGCTGGTCGCAGTCCCGCGACCTGGTGGACGCGCTGGAGGAGCTGGCGGCCACCGCCGACCTCACGGCGGCCCAGCAGGGTGGCGCGCTCGACGACGTCGAGGACGAGATCTTCCGCTTCGGCCGGATCGTGTCCTCGAACACCGGGCTGCGTTCCGCGCTGACCGACCGTGCGGCCTCCGCCTCCGCCAAGAGCGAGCTGCTGCGCAGCCTGCTCGGCGGCAAGGCGAACGCCGTCACCGAGCGCCTGGTGATCCGTCTTGTCACGCAGCCGCGTGGACGTAGCCTGGAAGCGGGACTGGAGTCCCTTTCCACGCTCGCCGCCGAGCGCCGCAACCGCATGGTCGCCACGGTGACCAGCGCGGTTCCGCTCAGCGACGTGCAGCGGTCGCGTCTCGGCGCTGTGCTGGCCAAGCTGTACGGCCGACAGATGCACCTGAACCTCGACGTGGACCCCGAGGTCCTCGGCGGGATCTCGGTGCGAGTCGGCGACGAGGTCATCGACGGCACCATCGCGGACCGCCTCGCCGAGGCGTCGCGCCGCATGGCCGGCTGA
- the atpD gene encoding F0F1 ATP synthase subunit beta: MTTTVETAAATGRVARVIGPVVDVEFPVDAMPEIYNALKVQVADPAEDGALKTLTLEVAQHLGDGLVRTISMQPTDGLVRQAPVTDTGEGITVPVGDFTKGKVFNTLGEVLNYPEENANVTERWPIHRKAPRFDELESKTEMFETGVKVIDLLTPYVKGGKIGLFGGAGVGKTVLIQEMIYRVANNHDGVSVFAGVGERTREGNDLIEEMADSGVIDKTALVFGQMDEPPGTRLRVALAGLTMAEYFRDVQKQDVLFFIDNIFRYTQAGSEVSTLLGRMPSAVGYQPNLADEMGLLQERITSTRGHSITSMQAIYVPADDLTDPAPATTFAHLDATTVLSRPISEKGIYPAVDPLDSTSRILDPRYIAADHYATAMRVKGILQKYKDLQDIIAILGIDELGEEDKLVVHRARRVERFLSQNTHVAKQFTGVDGSDVPLDESITAFNAICDGDYDHFPEQAFFLCGGIEDLKANAKELGVS; encoded by the coding sequence ATGACGACCACTGTTGAGACGGCCGCCGCCACGGGCCGCGTCGCCCGGGTCATCGGCCCGGTCGTCGACGTGGAGTTCCCCGTCGACGCCATGCCCGAGATCTACAACGCCCTCAAGGTCCAGGTCGCCGACCCGGCCGAGGACGGCGCGCTGAAGACCCTGACCCTCGAGGTCGCGCAGCACCTGGGTGACGGCCTCGTCCGTACCATCTCGATGCAGCCGACCGACGGTCTGGTCCGCCAGGCCCCGGTGACCGACACGGGCGAGGGCATCACCGTCCCCGTCGGCGACTTCACCAAGGGCAAGGTGTTCAACACCCTCGGTGAGGTGCTGAACTACCCGGAGGAGAACGCCAACGTCACCGAGCGCTGGCCGATCCACCGCAAGGCCCCTCGCTTCGACGAGCTTGAGTCGAAGACCGAGATGTTCGAGACCGGCGTCAAGGTCATCGACCTTCTCACCCCGTACGTCAAGGGTGGAAAGATCGGTCTGTTCGGTGGTGCCGGTGTCGGCAAGACCGTTCTGATCCAGGAAATGATCTACCGCGTCGCCAACAACCACGACGGTGTGTCGGTGTTCGCGGGCGTCGGTGAGCGTACCCGTGAGGGCAACGACCTCATCGAGGAAATGGCCGACTCCGGCGTCATCGACAAGACGGCGCTTGTCTTCGGCCAGATGGACGAGCCCCCGGGCACCCGTCTGCGCGTCGCCCTTGCCGGTCTGACCATGGCGGAGTACTTCCGCGATGTGCAGAAGCAGGACGTGCTCTTCTTCATCGACAACATCTTCCGGTACACCCAGGCGGGTTCCGAGGTGTCGACCCTGCTCGGCCGTATGCCCTCCGCGGTGGGTTACCAGCCGAACCTGGCCGACGAGATGGGTCTCCTCCAGGAGCGCATCACCTCGACGCGCGGTCACTCGATCACCTCGATGCAGGCGATCTACGTCCCCGCGGACGACCTGACCGACCCGGCGCCGGCGACCACCTTCGCCCACCTCGACGCGACGACGGTTCTCTCCCGTCCGATCTCCGAGAAGGGCATCTACCCGGCCGTGGACCCGCTGGACTCGACGTCCCGCATCCTCGACCCGCGGTACATCGCGGCGGACCACTACGCCACGGCGATGCGCGTCAAGGGGATCCTGCAGAAGTACAAGGACCTCCAGGACATCATCGCGATCCTCGGTATCGACGAGCTGGGCGAGGAGGACAAGCTCGTTGTCCACCGTGCCCGTCGTGTCGAGCGCTTCCTGTCGCAGAACACCCACGTGGCGAAGCAGTTCACCGGTGTGGACGGTTCGGACGTTCCGCTCGACGAGTCGATCACCGCGTTCAACGCGATCTGCGACGGTGACTACGACCACTTCCCCGAGCAGGCGTTCTTCCTGTGCGGTGGCATCGAGGACCTGAAGGCGAACGCCAAGGAGCTGGGCGTCTCCTGA
- a CDS encoding F0F1 ATP synthase subunit B gives MNPLVQLAAEEAENPLIPPIPELVIGLIAFVIVFGFLAKKLLPNINKVLDERREAIEGGIEKAEAAQTEAQSVLEQYKAQLAEARHEAARLRQEALEQGTALKEELRAEGQRQREEIIAAGHAQIAADRKAASQALRQDVGKLATDLAGKLVGESLEDHARQSRTIDRFLSELEEKAEAAR, from the coding sequence GTGAACCCTCTGGTTCAGCTCGCGGCCGAAGAGGCGGAAAACCCCCTCATCCCGCCGATCCCCGAGCTCGTCATCGGTCTGATCGCCTTCGTCATCGTCTTCGGTTTCCTCGCGAAGAAGCTCCTCCCGAACATCAACAAGGTTCTGGACGAGCGTCGCGAGGCCATCGAGGGCGGTATCGAGAAGGCTGAGGCCGCTCAGACCGAGGCCCAGAGCGTGCTGGAGCAGTACAAGGCCCAGCTCGCCGAAGCCCGGCACGAGGCCGCGCGCCTGCGCCAGGAAGCGCTGGAGCAGGGCACTGCGCTCAAGGAAGAACTGCGCGCAGAGGGCCAGCGGCAGCGTGAGGAGATCATCGCTGCCGGCCACGCCCAGATCGCGGCGGACCGCAAGGCCGCCTCTCAGGCGCTGCGTCAGGACGTTGGCAAGCTCGCCACCGACCTGGCCGGCAAGCTCGTCGGCGAGTCCCTCGAGGACCACGCCCGGCAGAGCCGCACCATCGACCGCTTCCTCAGCGAGCTTGAGGAGAAGGCCGAGGCGGCCCGATGA
- a CDS encoding F0F1 ATP synthase subunit gamma, with amino-acid sequence MGAQLRVYKRRIRAITATKKITKAMEMIAASRIVKAQRKVAASMPYATELTRAVTAVATGSNTKHALTTEVEQPTRAAIVLITSDRGLAGGYSSNAIKQAERLTERLRAEGKDVDTYIVGRKGLAYYGFRERKVTDSWTGFTDSPAYADAKRVAGPLIEAIQTETAEGGVDELHIVYTEFVSMMTQNPVDGRMLPLSLDQAPEETGAKGEILPLFDFEPSAEDVLDALLPRYVESRIYNALLQSAASEHAARRRAMKAATDNAGDLIKSLSRLANAARQAEITQEISEIVGGASAMADATAGSDK; translated from the coding sequence ATGGGAGCGCAGCTCCGGGTCTACAAGCGTCGCATCCGTGCCATCACGGCGACCAAGAAGATCACCAAGGCGATGGAGATGATCGCCGCCTCGCGCATCGTCAAGGCGCAGCGCAAGGTGGCGGCGTCGATGCCGTACGCGACCGAGCTCACCCGTGCGGTGACCGCGGTGGCGACCGGTTCGAACACCAAGCACGCCCTGACGACCGAGGTCGAGCAGCCGACCCGTGCCGCGATCGTGCTCATCACGAGCGACCGCGGTCTGGCCGGCGGCTACTCCTCGAACGCCATCAAGCAGGCGGAGCGGCTCACCGAGCGGCTGCGCGCTGAGGGCAAGGACGTCGACACCTACATCGTCGGCCGCAAGGGTCTGGCCTACTACGGCTTCCGTGAGCGCAAGGTCACGGATTCGTGGACCGGCTTCACCGACAGCCCGGCCTACGCCGACGCCAAGCGCGTCGCCGGGCCGCTGATCGAAGCCATCCAGACGGAGACGGCCGAGGGTGGCGTCGACGAGCTGCACATCGTCTACACGGAATTCGTGTCGATGATGACGCAGAACCCGGTCGACGGCCGGATGCTGCCGCTCAGCCTTGACCAGGCTCCGGAGGAGACCGGTGCGAAGGGCGAGATCCTTCCGCTGTTCGACTTCGAGCCGTCGGCGGAGGACGTCCTCGACGCCCTGCTGCCGCGCTACGTCGAGAGCCGCATCTACAACGCACTGCTGCAGTCGGCCGCTTCCGAGCACGCCGCCCGCCGCCGTGCGATGAAGGCGGCGACCGACAACGCCGGAGACCTCATCAAGAGCCTCTCCCGGCTTGCCAACGCGGCCCGCCAGGCCGAAATCACCCAGGAAATCAGCGAGATCGTCGGTGGCGCGAGCGCCATGGCTGACGCGACCGCGGGGAGTGACAAGTAA
- a CDS encoding F0F1 ATP synthase subunit epsilon: protein MAAELHVELVAADRNVWSGEATLVVARTTSGDIGVMPGHQPLLGVLESGPVTIRTSDGNTVVAAVHGGFISFADNKLSLLAEIAELADEIDVQRAERALERAKAEADAAAERRADVRLRAVTG from the coding sequence TTGGCTGCTGAGCTGCACGTCGAGCTGGTCGCGGCGGACCGCAATGTCTGGTCCGGCGAGGCCACCCTTGTTGTCGCCCGCACCACGTCCGGCGACATCGGCGTCATGCCCGGTCACCAGCCGCTTCTCGGTGTGCTGGAATCGGGCCCGGTGACCATCCGTACCAGCGACGGCAACACCGTCGTCGCCGCGGTGCACGGCGGTTTCATCTCGTTCGCGGACAACAAGCTGTCCCTGCTGGCCGAGATCGCCGAGCTCGCGGACGAGATTGACGTCCAGCGTGCGGAGCGGGCACTGGAGCGCGCGAAGGCGGAGGCCGACGCGGCCGCCGAGCGTCGCGCTGATGTCCGGCTGCGCGCCGTAACGGGCTGA
- the atpB gene encoding F0F1 ATP synthase subunit A has translation MKEPAVSADPTQVLAFETDCHIFDGCGFPAPGLHSFLFEPIFGDMDGAVYFNKTMLLALLGSVIIVGFFWAAFAKPKLVPGKLQMVAEAGYDFVRRGIVYETMGKKEGEKYVPFMVATFFFVWILNLWSIIPVAQFPVTAVIAYPAGMALVIYFMWMSVTFKRHGFVGGLKNLTGYDKSLGGILPLVMLIEFFSNVIVRPFTHAVRLFANMFAGHTLLLLFTIASWYLLNGIGIAYAGVSFVMVIVMTAFELFIQAVQAYVFVLLACSFLQGAVAEHH, from the coding sequence CTGAAGGAGCCCGCGGTGAGTGCTGACCCGACGCAGGTGCTCGCCTTCGAGACCGATTGCCACATCTTCGACGGCTGTGGTTTCCCGGCTCCTGGCCTGCACTCGTTCCTGTTCGAGCCGATCTTCGGCGACATGGACGGAGCCGTCTACTTCAACAAGACGATGCTCCTGGCCCTGCTCGGGTCCGTCATCATCGTCGGATTCTTCTGGGCCGCCTTCGCCAAGCCGAAGCTGGTTCCGGGGAAGCTCCAGATGGTTGCCGAAGCCGGCTACGACTTCGTCCGCCGCGGGATCGTCTACGAAACGATGGGCAAGAAGGAGGGCGAGAAGTACGTCCCCTTCATGGTCGCGACGTTCTTCTTCGTCTGGATCCTGAACCTCTGGTCGATCATTCCGGTCGCCCAGTTCCCGGTGACCGCGGTCATCGCGTACCCGGCCGGTATGGCCCTGGTCATCTACTTCATGTGGATGTCGGTCACCTTCAAGCGCCACGGCTTCGTCGGCGGCCTGAAGAACCTCACGGGCTACGACAAGTCGCTGGGTGGCATCCTGCCGCTGGTCATGCTGATCGAGTTCTTCTCGAACGTGATCGTCCGCCCCTTCACCCACGCGGTCCGTCTCTTCGCGAACATGTTCGCCGGTCACACGCTGCTGCTGCTCTTCACGATCGCCAGCTGGTACCTGCTGAACGGCATCGGCATCGCCTACGCGGGCGTGTCCTTCGTGATGGTCATCGTGATGACCGCGTTCGAGCTCTTCATCCAGGCTGTCCAGGCCTACGTCTTCGTGCTGCTGGCCTGCAGCTTCCTCCAGGGCGCCGTCGCCGAGCACCACTGA
- a CDS encoding ATP synthase subunit C, whose amino-acid sequence MSALQTLAAGVEIKGNLGSIGYGLAAIGPGVGVGIIFGNGTQALARQPEAAGLIRANQILGFAFCEALALIGLVMPFVYPTS is encoded by the coding sequence ATGTCCGCTCTCCAGACCCTCGCTGCTGGCGTCGAAATCAAGGGCAACCTCGGCTCCATCGGTTACGGCCTCGCGGCCATCGGCCCCGGCGTCGGCGTCGGCATCATCTTCGGTAACGGCACCCAGGCCCTGGCCCGCCAGCCCGAGGCCGCCGGCCTGATCCGCGCCAACCAGATCCTCGGCTTCGCCTTCTGTGAGGCGCTCGCCCTCATCGGTCTGGTCATGCCGTTCGTCTACCCGACCTCCTGA
- a CDS encoding DUF2550 domain-containing protein codes for MLLALLVSGLVVTLVVIGLFVFGLRRRLIQRSGGTFDCSMRWAVSEEPDVSGKGWVYGVARYSGDRIEWFRVFSYSPRPRRLLERSSIEVVARRAPEGEEELALLSDAVVLGCVHRGTRLELAMSEDALTGFLAWLEAAPPGQRVNVA; via the coding sequence ATGCTCCTCGCTCTGCTTGTGAGCGGCCTGGTCGTAACCCTGGTGGTGATCGGGCTGTTTGTCTTCGGACTGCGCCGCAGACTCATCCAGCGGTCCGGCGGCACCTTCGACTGCAGCATGCGCTGGGCCGTGTCCGAGGAGCCCGACGTCTCCGGCAAGGGCTGGGTGTACGGGGTCGCGCGTTACAGCGGTGACCGGATCGAGTGGTTCCGGGTGTTCTCGTACTCCCCGCGCCCGCGGCGGCTGCTGGAGCGGTCCTCCATCGAGGTCGTCGCCCGCCGTGCCCCGGAGGGCGAGGAGGAGCTGGCTCTGCTCTCCGACGCCGTCGTGCTCGGCTGTGTCCACCGGGGGACCCGCCTGGAGCTGGCGATGAGCGAGGACGCGCTGACCGGTTTCCTCGCCTGGCTGGAGGCGGCGCCTCCCGGCCAGCGGGTGAACGTGGCCTAG
- a CDS encoding arsenate reductase/protein-tyrosine-phosphatase family protein, giving the protein MSPEGRGIAGGYRPPVAGGNTFRILHVSTGNVCRSPITERLTRHALSHRLGGLVTGDLIVESAGTWGHEGAPMEANAAAVLADFGADASGFTGRELLDEHVIRADLVLTATRDHRAQVISMGHSAGLRTFTLKEFTRLVRAIDPATLPPLDDGMAERARALVRAAAALRGWLLAPSPDADEVYDPYGAPITFFRSIGDEINQALDPVVTALTGVTAAR; this is encoded by the coding sequence GTGAGCCCTGAGGGGCGTGGCATAGCAGGGGGGTACCGCCCGCCGGTGGCCGGGGGAAACACTTTCCGCATACTCCACGTCAGCACCGGGAACGTGTGCCGCTCGCCCATCACCGAGCGGCTGACGCGGCATGCCCTCTCGCACCGCCTCGGCGGCCTGGTCACCGGCGACCTCATCGTGGAGAGCGCCGGCACCTGGGGCCACGAGGGCGCCCCGATGGAGGCGAACGCGGCCGCCGTGCTGGCGGACTTCGGGGCCGACGCGTCCGGGTTCACCGGGCGGGAGCTGCTGGACGAGCACGTCATACGCGCCGACCTGGTGCTGACCGCCACCCGCGACCACCGGGCCCAGGTCATCTCGATGGGCCACTCGGCGGGTCTGCGCACCTTCACGCTGAAGGAGTTCACCCGGCTGGTGCGGGCGATAGATCCGGCCACGCTGCCGCCGCTGGACGACGGCATGGCGGAACGGGCGCGGGCACTGGTCCGGGCCGCCGCGGCGCTGCGCGGCTGGCTGCTGGCGCCGTCGCCCGACGCAGACGAGGTGTACGACCCGTACGGCGCCCCGATCACCTTCTTCCGCTCCATCGGCGACGAGATCAACCAGGCGCTGGACCCCGTGGTGACGGCCCTGACGGGCGTGACGGCGGCCCGCTGA